One window from the genome of Plasmodium reichenowi strain SY57 chromosome 8, whole genome shotgun sequence encodes:
- a CDS encoding 26S proteasome regulatory subunit RPN10, putative codes for MSNIEATIICIDNSDYNRNEDIVPNRFLSQIDCVNVLCCNKTSLHYKNNIGILMMAGDKIKVKVSLTNDIGQLLSCIHDIKLDGTCDIIRSLLIAQLALKHRVDKNLDQKIILFIGSPFNVNEKQLINTGKQLKKNNISVDIISFGNIDKNRDKLMMLFESVNNNDNCRFIECPEYENNLSKFVLNSFLNNNDFNIGNIQDDDQLLNAMQLSLEESQHMDKNLNSTNNINTGSNLHPNNITSNNNDLPTIEEIENMKDIDNELKEALILSLREYTEKNKLENKDTTSNNNESNNNNNNNESNNNNNNNNNNNNNDNTCGNNNNSLNFYKKDDNFALVNESYKNNFDKNDENKLETSKEKKENESYEKVFKIDKEENIEDTSKDIINEHIYKDIQHNDENNNVINQGEEKEQSASSLIQDPSYISNILGKINPNVNVFDKKEGDSDKEKNKE; via the exons atgaGCAATATCGAAGCTACTATAATATGTATAGATAATAGTGATTATAATAGAAATGAAGATATAGTCCCTAACAGATTTTTATCACAg ATCGATTGTGTGAATGTTCTGTGTTGTAATAAAACCAGCTTACACTACAAAAACAACATAGGCATATTAATGATGGCCGGggataaaataaaagtgaAGGTGTCTCTAACGAATGATATAGGTCAATTACTTTCTTGTATTCATGATATAAAACTAGATGGTACATGTGACATAATAAGAAGTTTGTTAATAGCGCAGCTAGCTTTAAAGCATAGAGTGGATAAGAATTTAGATCAgaagataatattatttataggTAGTCCGTTTAATGTTAATGAAAAGcaattaataaatacaGGGAAgcaattaaaaaaaaacaacaTATCTGTAGATATAATAAGTTTTGGTAATATAGATAAGAATAGAGATAAATTAATGATGTTATTTGAGAgtgtaaataataatgataattgTAGATTTATTGAATGTCCAGAATATGAGAATAATTTAAGTAAATTTGTTTTgaattcatttttaaataataatgattttaATATAGGAAATATTCAAGATGATGATCAGCTACTAAATGCTATGCAGTTATCTCTTGAAGAAAGTCAGCATATGGATAAAAATTTGAATAGTACTAATAACATAAACACAGGTAGTAATCTTCATCctaataatattacaagtaataataatgactTACCGACCATTGAAGAAATCGAAAATATGAAAGATATAGATAATGAGTTAAAGGAGGCATTAATATTGTCCTTAAGGGAGTATACagaaaagaataaattagaaaataaagatacaacaagtaataataatgaaagcaacaataataataataataatgaaagcaacaacaataataataataataataataataataataatgataacacgtgtggtaataataataattctcttaatttttataaaaaagatgaCAATTTTGCTCTTGTGAATGAaagttataaaaataattttgataaaaatgacGAGAATAAATTAGAAACATCcaaggaaaaaaaagaaaatgaaagtTATGAAAAAGTATTTAAAATTgataaagaagaaaatattgaaGATACTTCCaaagatattattaatgaacatatttataaggACATTCAACAcaatgatgaaaataataatgtaataaaCCAAGGTGAAGAAAAGGAGCAATCGGCATCTTCATTAATTCAAGATCCTAGTTATATATCCAACATCTtaggaaaaataaatccAAATGTTAATGTTTTTGATAAAAAGGAGGGAGACAGCgacaaagaaaaaaataaagaataa